From one Leptospira stimsonii genomic stretch:
- a CDS encoding KpsF/GutQ family sugar-phosphate isomerase — MDPIFEKITKAIDTEIESILYFRKNLDPSIKEAIELILQSKGKLIVIGVGKSGDVGKKISSTLSSTGTPSVFLHPADAAHGDAGIIASEDVVIAIGKSGESEELLNLIPTIKNIGAKLIAMTANEESRLAKESDVVLITPVLKEACPLELAPTSSTTIALILGDAIAMCLMELKDFKKEDFALYHPAGRLGKRLSLKIDDVMRRDKDLARISPDSNLERILTEITVKRQGATGVTDENGVLLGIITDFDIRKKLKDGGLDSSITAKELMNSNPIFFKSGENAYEILKQMESRPNPISVAPIIDDKRILIGIVSIHDLLQRGL; from the coding sequence TTGGATCCAATTTTTGAAAAAATCACCAAAGCAATCGATACAGAGATAGAATCCATTTTGTATTTCAGAAAAAACCTGGATCCATCGATCAAGGAAGCGATCGAACTCATTCTTCAATCAAAAGGAAAGTTGATCGTAATCGGAGTCGGTAAATCTGGAGACGTCGGTAAAAAAATTTCGTCCACGTTGTCTTCGACCGGGACTCCGTCTGTTTTTCTCCATCCGGCGGACGCCGCTCATGGAGACGCAGGAATCATTGCGAGTGAGGACGTGGTCATCGCAATCGGTAAATCCGGTGAAAGTGAAGAACTTCTCAACCTAATTCCAACGATAAAAAACATCGGTGCAAAGTTGATCGCGATGACAGCAAACGAAGAATCCAGATTGGCAAAAGAATCGGATGTCGTTTTAATTACTCCCGTTCTAAAGGAAGCCTGTCCTCTTGAACTGGCTCCAACTTCCAGTACTACGATCGCACTCATTTTAGGCGATGCCATCGCGATGTGTCTTATGGAATTAAAGGATTTTAAGAAGGAAGACTTTGCACTTTATCATCCTGCGGGAAGATTGGGAAAACGCCTTAGCCTCAAAATAGACGACGTTATGCGCCGCGATAAGGATTTGGCGAGAATTTCTCCCGATTCCAACCTGGAACGGATATTAACCGAGATCACGGTTAAAAGACAAGGAGCAACTGGCGTTACCGATGAGAATGGTGTACTTCTTGGAATCATTACAGATTTCGATATTCGCAAAAAGTTAAAGGATGGCGGATTGGATTCTTCCATCACCGCAAAAGAACTGATGAATTCGAATCCGATCTTTTTTAAGTCCGGCGAAAACGCATACGAAATTCTTAAACAAATGGAATCAAGACCGAATCCGATTTCCGTCGCGCCGATCATCGATGACAAAAGGATATTGATCGGAATCGTATCGATTCATGATCTCTTACAAAGGGGTCTTTGA
- a CDS encoding type I 3-dehydroquinate dehydratase, with product MKREFQIVLTVSEEEFFLLNEHPHCDWIEIRLDLFTKEGLSEKLTTQINRLNAKCIFTFRQAGDTDQKNKSNPSEIDFQEISNQLQVQDHYLDLELNRPNELFEAYANKGFGLIRSVHKFDGILTEKEIRDWIENDSYRNQTQKVESHLPLIYKFAVFPTSVKELAEFLSSFRNVSNEYKRNNVHLTGICMGTIGMLSRIYPESFGSAFTYCCLEEPKAPGQVDLKSLFQLRNEK from the coding sequence ATGAAAAGAGAATTTCAAATCGTTTTAACGGTTAGCGAAGAAGAATTTTTTCTCTTAAATGAACATCCCCATTGTGATTGGATTGAAATACGCCTCGATCTTTTTACAAAAGAGGGCTTAAGTGAAAAACTGACTACTCAGATCAACCGTTTGAATGCAAAGTGCATCTTTACGTTTAGGCAAGCCGGAGACACGGATCAAAAAAATAAATCGAATCCATCGGAAATCGATTTTCAAGAGATATCGAATCAACTGCAAGTACAAGATCACTATTTAGATTTGGAATTAAACCGGCCTAACGAGTTATTCGAGGCTTATGCAAACAAAGGTTTCGGTTTGATTCGGTCCGTTCATAAATTCGACGGAATTTTAACGGAGAAAGAAATTAGAGATTGGATTGAAAATGATTCTTACCGAAATCAAACGCAAAAGGTTGAAAGTCATCTTCCATTGATCTATAAATTTGCGGTTTTTCCAACGTCGGTAAAAGAATTGGCTGAATTCCTTTCTTCCTTTCGTAACGTCTCAAATGAATATAAGAGAAACAATGTTCACCTAACGGGAATTTGTATGGGAACGATAGGAATGCTTTCGAGAATCTACCCAGAATCCTTCGGTTCCGCATTTACTTATTGTTGTTTGGAAGAGCCTAAGGCGCCGGGACAGGTGGACCTCAAATCGTTGTTTCAACTTAGAAACGAAAAATAG
- a CDS encoding tetratricopeptide repeat protein, with amino-acid sequence MGFRILLLSILFSFVSGPLFADLKEGKKAYARKDFAKAIDEFQKFNNGNPSSGEAWMYMGYIYEYRRDYPKSIQSFKKAVNLNLPKKDLVNCYQKIILYYNYQRDYQEVIAYSNRVLRIDPDLTHIQKIRTTAEERLSSGHVVHSKPKRHHTEEVESSGPNSEEDYQKILTKEPENETARWNLSLIYSNRKDFQKAESLLEGLVKDHSEKQDYLYKYGVTLIRNGKYSEALQVLDKLESKIDSGNSKMLYYANLNQAVAYHKMKRYEEAAKYYRKSYSANATVQPLIGLTKLKYEVKDCENSIKTAERALEFGERTHEIRMYLALCKIQNKEETEGYTILKEIASKLEKDNPEFKNLPDVYNDGILKLARYYTNHGEYDKALRYFHSVQSSEEEEREYRFYLGKAYFYTGKIDQAILMLEKVGGSSGAYYLLAKCYANKDDLERTMEYIRLAANMKPSIWAAAAEEKEFDRFKEKSSFKKFLESKGSEKDKNLDSQALDKT; translated from the coding sequence ATGGGCTTCCGGATTCTCCTTCTTTCTATTCTTTTTAGCTTTGTTTCAGGTCCGCTTTTTGCGGATTTGAAAGAAGGAAAGAAAGCGTACGCAAGAAAGGATTTTGCCAAAGCGATCGACGAATTTCAAAAGTTCAACAATGGGAACCCTTCTTCCGGCGAAGCCTGGATGTATATGGGCTATATTTATGAGTATCGAAGAGATTACCCGAAGTCGATTCAAAGTTTTAAGAAGGCAGTAAATCTCAATCTTCCTAAAAAAGATCTCGTCAACTGTTATCAAAAGATAATTCTCTATTACAATTACCAGAGAGATTATCAAGAGGTAATCGCCTACTCGAATCGTGTTTTAAGAATCGATCCGGATTTGACTCATATCCAAAAGATTCGAACGACGGCTGAAGAAAGACTTTCTTCCGGACACGTCGTCCACAGTAAGCCGAAGCGCCATCACACCGAAGAAGTCGAATCTTCTGGTCCAAATTCGGAAGAAGACTACCAAAAAATTCTTACCAAAGAACCGGAGAATGAAACCGCGCGATGGAATCTTTCTTTAATCTATTCAAATCGTAAGGATTTCCAAAAGGCGGAATCTCTTTTAGAGGGATTAGTCAAAGATCATTCTGAAAAGCAGGACTATTTATATAAATACGGTGTGACATTGATTCGAAATGGGAAGTATTCGGAAGCGCTTCAAGTTTTGGACAAACTTGAAAGTAAAATCGATTCCGGAAATTCCAAGATGCTCTATTACGCAAACTTAAACCAAGCGGTTGCCTATCATAAAATGAAACGTTATGAAGAAGCCGCGAAATATTATCGAAAATCCTATTCTGCAAACGCCACCGTTCAACCTTTGATCGGCTTAACAAAATTAAAATACGAAGTTAAGGATTGTGAGAATTCGATCAAAACGGCGGAAAGGGCTTTGGAATTCGGAGAAAGAACTCACGAGATTCGAATGTATTTAGCCCTCTGCAAGATACAAAACAAGGAAGAGACCGAAGGTTATACGATTCTTAAAGAGATTGCATCCAAGTTGGAGAAAGATAATCCAGAATTTAAGAATCTGCCCGACGTTTATAATGACGGAATTTTAAAACTTGCTCGCTATTATACGAATCACGGCGAATACGATAAAGCCTTACGATACTTTCATTCCGTTCAATCTTCGGAAGAGGAAGAAAGAGAATACCGTTTTTACCTTGGTAAGGCTTATTTCTATACCGGAAAAATCGATCAAGCGATCTTAATGTTGGAAAAGGTAGGAGGTTCTTCCGGGGCTTACTATCTTTTAGCCAAATGTTATGCGAACAAAGACGATCTCGAAAGGACGATGGAATACATCCGTCTCGCGGCGAATATGAAACCTTCGATTTGGGCCGCGGCGGCCGAAGAAAAAGAGTTTGATCGCTTTAAGGAAAAATCTTCGTTTAAGAAATTCTTAGAATCGAAGGGATCCGAAAAAGATAAAAATCTCGATTCTCAAGCACTTGATAAAACCTAA
- a CDS encoding GMC family oxidoreductase N-terminal domain-containing protein yields MSGIPAANDKIITPKKHKEIIEKENLKDGIWELKAEAVVIGSGAGGAVAAATLAKKGWKVVLIEEGSYFTPAQFTSEEFLSSARLYRDAGFIVTEEQTLSILQGRTVGGSTTVNWQTSLYPPDYVTAEWDRRFGLKGYSRQDMDPYVSSVHERLGVHPVPENLINPNNNTLMKGGKALGLHPEVLNNNNRGCIGLGRCGLGCPINAKQSMFLTYIPDAIEAGATVIANMKAKVIHDGPMKVVVAEFTPDAYEKAPDQVIQKIKISAPVVIVSAGAIEGPALLQRSGLGNDWVGRNLKVHPTCSIFAIFDEKINMFSGPPQSAVIKDGHNQENTGYGFWLEVAPFRPTLAASLIPFYGPKQFEMISKYPNMSAGIVLVRDGADGEANASVKWTLGSRKVYFELTPGDGKNMLRGLKMLAEVQAAAGAKELIFPFPDMQEPVKVDKNTNFDWVLEKKFNPGSLLVGSAHPHGSIQAADSPEKGAVDPSLELYGHKNIFVIDASVYPTGLSVNPQITTMSFALRASEALASKKQEKLGNLL; encoded by the coding sequence ATGAGCGGAATTCCAGCGGCAAATGACAAGATCATAACTCCGAAGAAACACAAAGAAATCATTGAAAAGGAAAATCTCAAAGACGGAATTTGGGAATTAAAAGCCGAAGCCGTTGTTATCGGATCCGGCGCCGGCGGTGCGGTCGCGGCGGCAACACTCGCAAAGAAGGGTTGGAAAGTCGTTTTGATCGAAGAGGGTTCTTATTTTACTCCCGCGCAATTTACGAGTGAAGAGTTCCTTTCATCCGCAAGACTTTATAGAGACGCGGGCTTTATCGTGACGGAAGAACAGACTCTGAGTATTCTTCAAGGAAGAACGGTTGGAGGTTCTACAACAGTCAATTGGCAGACTTCTTTATATCCTCCCGATTACGTAACCGCAGAATGGGACCGAAGATTCGGTTTGAAGGGTTACTCCAGACAAGATATGGATCCGTATGTTTCTTCCGTTCATGAACGACTGGGTGTACATCCGGTGCCTGAAAATTTAATCAATCCAAATAACAATACTTTGATGAAGGGCGGTAAAGCGTTAGGCCTTCATCCCGAGGTATTGAATAATAACAACAGAGGTTGTATCGGTTTAGGAAGATGCGGATTGGGATGTCCGATCAATGCGAAACAATCCATGTTTCTGACGTATATTCCGGATGCGATCGAAGCGGGTGCTACTGTTATCGCAAATATGAAAGCGAAAGTCATTCACGATGGACCAATGAAAGTTGTGGTTGCCGAGTTTACACCCGATGCGTATGAAAAAGCACCGGATCAAGTGATTCAAAAAATCAAAATCTCCGCACCCGTGGTTATCGTTAGCGCCGGCGCGATCGAAGGACCAGCTCTTTTGCAACGATCCGGTTTAGGAAATGATTGGGTCGGAAGAAATTTGAAAGTTCATCCTACTTGTTCGATCTTTGCCATCTTTGACGAGAAAATTAATATGTTCTCAGGTCCGCCTCAATCGGCCGTGATCAAAGACGGTCATAATCAAGAGAACACGGGATACGGTTTTTGGTTAGAAGTGGCTCCTTTTCGTCCGACATTGGCGGCTTCTTTGATTCCATTCTACGGCCCGAAACAATTCGAAATGATTTCTAAATATCCGAACATGAGCGCAGGAATCGTACTTGTAAGAGACGGTGCCGACGGGGAAGCGAATGCTTCCGTAAAATGGACGTTAGGTTCTAGAAAAGTTTATTTCGAACTTACGCCTGGGGACGGGAAGAATATGCTCCGCGGATTGAAAATGCTTGCGGAAGTACAAGCCGCGGCGGGAGCGAAAGAATTGATTTTCCCATTCCCGGATATGCAAGAACCAGTTAAGGTGGATAAGAATACAAACTTTGACTGGGTTTTGGAAAAGAAATTCAACCCAGGAAGTTTGCTTGTCGGCTCGGCGCACCCTCATGGATCGATTCAGGCGGCGGATTCTCCTGAAAAAGGGGCCGTAGATCCGAGTCTGGAATTGTACGGGCACAAAAATATTTTTGTGATCGATGCCTCCGTCTACCCAACCGGACTTTCCGTAAATCCGCAGATTACGACGATGAGTTTTGCTTTGCGGGCTTCCGAGGCGCTTGCGTCCAAAAAGCAGGAAAAATTAGGAAATTTATTATAA